From one Henningerozyma blattae CBS 6284 chromosome 1, complete genome genomic stretch:
- the PRB1 gene encoding proteinase B (similar to Saccharomyces cerevisiae PRB1 (YEL060C) and YSP3 (YOR003W); ancestral locus Anc_6.14): MKLEKTSLVSLATISVASSFLIPADERMLRDKLVPQHGKAGADAEHAKHKGGQHSVVKHNSAKHHKQSRKQMRVHKHDDSDSGSDSDSGSDSDGDGDGDGDGDGNYESPAIAPLYSQSLHPQNIIPHRYIITFKKDVAPEEIDFHQQSINELQQQSIAQLPHDHPYFNSVEGLDLQQPIIDSFNINSLLQGYIGYFTDDVIDFIRLNPLVQFVEQDSTVNINEFDTQNGAPWGLARISHRERLNLGSFNKYLFDDKAGEGVTAYVIDTGVNVEHNDFEGRASWGKTIPNNDEDLDGNGHGTHCAGTIASKHYGVAKNANVVAVKVLRSNGSGSMSDVLKGVEYATASHLADVKNKKSGFKGSTANMSLGGGKSPSLDLAVNAAVKAGIHFAVAAGNENQDACNTSPASAKYAITVGASTLSDDRAYFSNWGKCVDVFAPGLNILSTYIGSDDATATLSGTSMASPHVAGLLSYFLSLQPEQDSEFATSRKGGITPAQLKKRLISYGTKDILLDIPELTPNVLVFNGAGQDLSDFWNISKPADLESNEVYKNLDLVGDVLYDQFTGIFKKMNLL; the protein is encoded by the coding sequence ATGAAACTAGAAAAAACTTCTTTGGTCTCTTTGGCCACCATCTCTGTTGCCTCCTCGTTTTTGATTCCTGCAGATGAAAGAATGCTTAGGGACAAGTTGGTCCCACAGCATGGTAAGGCGGGTGCGGATGCCGAGCATGCTAAACACAAGGGCGGGCAACACAGTGTTGTGAAACACAACTCGGCAAAGCATCACAAACAATCTCGCAAGCAAATGCGTGTGCACAAACATGACGACTCAGACTCCGGTAGCGATAGCGATAGCGGTAGCGATAGCGATGGCGATGGCGATGGCGATGGCGATGGCGATGGCAACTACGAATCCCCCGCCATCGCCCCATTATACTCCCAATCCTTACACCCTCAAAATATCATTCCTCACCGCTACATCATCACCTTCAAAAAAGACGTTGCCCCTGAAGAAATCGATTTCCACCAACAATCAATCAACGAATTACAACAACAGTCCATTGCTCAACTACCTCACGACCATCCTTATTTCAACTCGGTCGAAGGTCTCGACTTGCAACAACCAATCATTGATTCTTTCAACATCAACTCCCTATTGCAAGGTTATATCGGCTATTTCACAGACGATGTCATTGACTTCATCAGATTGAACCCATTGGTCCAATTCGTCGAACAAGACTCCACTGTCAACATCAACGAATTCGACACTCAAAACGGTGCTCCATGGGGGTTGGCAAGAATCTCCCACCGTGAACGTTTGAACTTGGGCTCCTTcaacaaatatttgttcGATGACAAGGCCGGTGAAGGTGTCACCGCCTACGTCATCGACACAGGTGTCAACGTCGAACACAACGATTTCGAAGGAAGAGCTTCTTGGGGTAAGACCATCCCAAATAACGACGAAGATTTAGACGGTAACGGTCATGGTACTCATTGTGCTGGTACCATTGCTTCCAAACATTATGGTGTCGCCAAGAATGCCAACGTCGTCGCAGTCAAAGTCTTGAGATCCAACGGTTCCGGTAGTATGTCCGATGTCTTGAAAGGTGTCGAATACGCCACTGCTTCTCATTTGGCTGAtgttaaaaacaaaaaatcaGGTTTCAAAGGTTCCACTGCAAACATGTCCTTGGGTGGTGGTAAATCTCCATCTTTGGATTTGGCCGTCAACGCTGCTGTCAAAGCAGGTATCCATTTTGCTGTTGCAGCAGGTAATGAAAACCAAGACGCTTGTAATACCTCTCCTGCTTCTGCCAAATACGCAATCACCGTCGGTGCCTCCACTTTAAGTGACGATAGAGCTTATTTCTCTAACTGGGGTAAATGTGTCGATGTCTTTGCTCCAGGTCTAAACATCTTGTCCACTTATATCGGTTCGGATGATGCTACTGCCACTTTGTCGGGTACTTCCATGGCTTCTCCTCACGTAGCAGGTCTATTGTCTTATTTCTTATCTCTACAACCAGAACAGGATAGTGAATTCGCCACTTCACGTAAGGGAGGTATAACCCCGGCACAATTGAAGAAGAGATTGATTTCTTATGGTACAAAGGATATCCTACTGGATATCCCAGAATTGACTCCAAACGTCTTGGTATTCAACGGTGCAGGTCAAGATTTAAGTGATTTCTGGAACATTTCCAAACCTGCTGACCTTGAATCTAACGAGGTCTATAAAAACTTGGATCTAGTTGGAGACGTCTTGTACGACCAATTCACAGGAATCTTTAAAAAGATGAACT
- the RNQ1 gene encoding prion domain-containing protein RNQ1 (similar to Saccharomyces cerevisiae RNQ1 (YCL028W); ancestral locus Anc_1.47), producing MSASEYLAEAEQHWADGRAEEAVSQLAHAVRSNPSENEASGIDDAIANIAKSFMSSGGENEDGDGDRGMGGMGSIAAQLLSGSGGSSSAQMGKLALLAMAVKQGNLSNLGSLAGALGGSSNGSGSGSSMGGLAAMAKAYMESGSSSQGHSPSPSPSPFAALASMAQQHMAAASQNNSVQNNNSSQASSQGGMMGAIASAAASYLGGGQSQNRRENGDRRENEGRNEGSDGERFGFSGNFQ from the coding sequence ATGTCTGCTAGTGAATACCTTGCTGAAGCTGAACAACACTGGGCCGACGGCCGTGCCGAAGAGGCTGTTAGCCAATTGGCACATGCTGTTCGTAGCAACCCATCTGAAAACGAAGCCAGCGGCATCGATGATGCCATTGCCAACATTGCCAAATCCTTCATGAGCAGTGGTGGTGAGAACGAGGATGGTGATGGAGACCGTGGCATGGGTGGCATGGGCAGTATTGCCGCCCAGTTGTTGTCTGGTTCTGGAGGGTCCAGCTCTGCACAGATGGGCAAGTTGGCGCTGTTGGCCATGGCTGTGAAACAAGGTAATTTGAGCAACCTGGGCAGTCTTGCCGGTGCTCTTGGCGGCAGCAGCAACGGCAGCGGCAGCGGCAGCAGCATGGGCGGTCTTGCCGCCATGGCCAAGGCCTACATGGAAAGCGGCTCGTCGTCACAAGGCCATTCGCCATCGCCATCGCCATCGCCATTTGCTGCTTTGGCGTCCATGGCCCAACAACACATGGCTGCTGCGTCTCAAAACAACAGTGTCCAAAACAACAACTCTTCGCAAGCTTCTTCTCAAGGAGGCATGATGGGTGCCATTGCATCTGCAGCTGCTTCTTACCTAGGTGGTGGCCAATCCCAGAACAGACGCGAGAACGGCGACAGACGCGAGAACGAGGGCCGCAACGAGGGTTCTGACGGCGAGCGTTTTGGGTTTTCCGGCAACTTCCAGTGA
- the BIK1 gene encoding Bik1p (similar to Saccharomyces cerevisiae BIK1 (YCL029C); ancestral locus Anc_1.46) encodes MQTPPQHSHLLGTPITLPTIGHATIKYVGPVAAKNGLFVGLDLLGPAARNGRNDGSYNGTRYFTTAQPSSGLFLQYARVAPHLPPRENVLSRDNAIDPTVVIDATLLKESTLLKDPTPSNHTVPFTPVESVATLQATITKQQQQIAKYKSLLDDQRIVLEDLKPIIDNYETTVQSLNESLASKDREIASLNSKLSHFETEHEQLLAVVQQLHQQTKSDKNSQFQKDREQWEKEKQDWAREKEQLQLQLQSQSQSQSQSQPQSQPQSQPQSQPQSQPQSQPPLHFEEAPGRRSWCGICEKEGHSSADCPVELPLGNNIEMY; translated from the coding sequence ATGCAGACGCCCCCCCAGCACTCTCATCTGCTCGGCACACCAATTACGCTGCCGACTATCGGTCACGCCACCATCAAATACGTCGGCCCTGTAGCTGCCAAGAATGGTCTCTTTGTGGGTTTAGACTTGTTGGGCCCAGCTGCTCGTAACGGCCGTAACGATGGCTCGTATAACGGTACTCGATACTTCACAACCGCCCAACCTTCTTCGGGTCTATTTCTCCAGTATGCAAGAGTAGCGCCTCACTTGCCGCCGAGAGAGAATGTATTGTCTAGAGACAATGCAATAGACCCCACAGTTGTAATAGACGCCACCCTTCTAAAAGAATCCACCCTTCTAAAAGACCCCACACCTTCAAACCACACAGTGCCGTTTACTCCTGTAGAATCTGTGGCCACTCTTCAAGCCACCATTActaaacaacaacaacagattgccaaatataaatctttattGGATGATCAACGTATTGTCCTTGAAGATCTGAAACCTATTATAGATAACTATGAAACCACTGTACAATCATTAAACGAATCGCTGGCTTCCAAAGATCGAGAAATTGCAAGCTTGaattctaaattatctCATTTTGAAACTGAACATGAACAATTACTTGCTGTGGTACAACAATTGCATCAACAGACCAAATCTGACAAGAATTCACAATTCCAAAAAGATCGAGAACAATGGGAAAAGGAAAAACAAGATTGGGCAAGAGAAAAAGAACAATTACAATTGCAATTGCAGTCGCAGTCGCAGTCGCAATCGCAGTCACAACCCCAATCACAACCCCAATCTCAACCCCAATCTCAACCCCAATCTCAACCCCAATCTCAACCCCCATTGCATTTTGAAGAAGCTCCAGGAAGACGATCATGGTGCGGTATCTGTGAAAAAGAAGGCCATAGTTCGGCTGATTGTCCCGTAGAATTACCCTTGGGTAATAACATAGAAATGTATTAG
- the STE50 gene encoding Ste50p (similar to Saccharomyces cerevisiae STE50 (YCL032W); ancestral locus Anc_1.42): protein MMDYENWSIEETSIWADKFELGDKFLEHGIDGSLLKELEMNDCKEICGGDKKKAVMLKMNLNQLVDDGGEGERKEIVAALKNLYNCVNQKLIDYQSQYSRLRLDVLELSKSAGVTTGAGTVAAGVGVGTGTGANSGAISNTPSPTEMDHPSKENLVKESTPSMNEPLKHLRASKDDSCERILRSAMKRYKLNDQDWKQYVLVICYGDQERILELDERPVVIFKNLRQRGLHPAIMLRRRGDFEELDINDMDPTPGGKL from the coding sequence ATGATGGATTATGAAAATTGGAGTATTGAAGAAACTAGTATCTGGGCCGATAAGTTCGAATTAGgagataaatttttagaacATGGGATAGATGGAAGCCTGTTAAAAGAATTGGAGATGAATGATTGTAAAGAGATATGTGGAGGTGATAAGAAGAAAGCTGTGATGTTGAAGATGAATCTCAACCAGTTGGTGGATGATGGAGGTGAAGGTGAGAGGAAAGAGATTGTTGCTGCGTTAAAGAATCTTTATAATTGTGTGAATCAAAAATTGATAGATTATCAGTCACAATATAGTCGATTACGGCTTGATGTATTGGAATTATCCAAGAGTGCAGGGGTTACCACTGGAGCAGGGACTGTAGCAGCAGGAGTAGGAGTAGGAACAGGAACAGGAGCCAATAGTGGAGCTATCAGTAACACACCGTCGCCCACAGAAATGGATCATCCCTCGAAGGAGAATCTTGTTAAAGAAAGTACACCTAGTATGAATGAACCGTTGAAACATCTTCGAGCATCGAAAGATGATTCGTGTGAGAGAATATTACGTAGCGCAATGAAAAGATATAAATTAAACGATCAAGATTGGAAACAATATGTATTAGTTATTTGTTATGGTGACCAAGAAAGGATCTTGGAATTGGATGAAAGACCGGTGGTAATCTTTAAGAATCTAAGGCAAAGAGGGTTACATCCAGCGATAATGTTAAGACGGCGAGGAGATTTTGAAGAGTTGGATATAAATGATATGGATCCTACGCCTGGAGGGAAGTTATAG
- the EMI1 gene encoding Emi1p (similar to Saccharomyces cerevisiae EMI1 (YDR512C); ancestral locus Anc_1.41) has protein sequence MNCTQVFDELVGCLSTGGQFRHYYRTGEFDSCSRFFTKYQFCLSKGKDLKLVEEWHREQLEMNSQRGGSVDDIWKERV, from the coding sequence ATGAATTGTACTCAAgtatttgatgaattagtAGGCTGTTTATCTACTGGAGGTCAGTTCCGTCATTATTATCGTACAGGAGAATTTGATAGTTGTAGTCGGTTTTTCACCAAGTATCAATTTTGTTTAAGTAAGGGgaaagatttgaaattggTTGAAGAATGGCACCGTGAACAACTAGAAATGAATAGTCAACGAGGTGGATCTGTAGATGATATTTGGAAAGAGAGGGTATGA
- the MXR2 gene encoding peptide-methionine (R)-S-oxide reductase (similar to Saccharomyces cerevisiae YCL033C; ancestral locus Anc_1.40): MDMSKNNSSATINNMVKWNPNLKPEQLKVLKDGATEPPNSGKYLNNTKPGTYYCANCEAPLYSSNAKFNAGCGWPSFYEEIQSGSVMLVQDESLGMERTEALCGGCGGHLGHVFAEEGWTKRLGIPKDVRHCINSLSLNFHESTPSSKE, from the coding sequence ATGGATATGTCAAAAAATAACAGCTCTGCCACCATCAATAATATGGTAAAGTGGaatccaaatttaaaaccaGAACAATTAAAAGTACTAAAAGATGGAGCTACAGAACCACCAAACTCTGGtaagtatttaaataatacaaaaccAGGTACTTATTATTGTGCAAATTGTGAAGCTCCTTTGTATTCAAGTAATGCTAAATTTAATGCTGGATGTGGTTGGCCTTCATTTTATGAAGAAATCCAATCTGGTTCAGTAATGCTAGTCCAAGATGAATCCCTAGGTATGGAAAGAACTGAAGCTCTTTGTGGCGGATGTGGTGGCCACCTAGGTCACGTCTTTGCAGAAGAAGGCTGGACAAAACGATTGGGAATTCCAAAGGATGTTAGACACTGTATTAATAGTTTATCTTTGAATTTCCATGAATCAACTCCTTCTTCCAAAGAATGA
- the LSB5 gene encoding Lsb5p (similar to Saccharomyces cerevisiae LSB5 (YCL034W); ancestral locus Anc_1.39), producing the protein MGFLKEKAHTEITDELDHLLLSSDVPVDRNITQVRKIINLIKSESRYEYRENQTEAARVIRKKLKHGDSQIILNTMALLDLFIMNGIKFGAIYNNAKLLDRLSMISLKEISDDQVNTYYEPKVIEAVRNYVLNWYDYIERNGLSDIRSYKGIISIAERIQKGIERAEEKLKKTAQSLKSSSSVRPGRYTGTDEDDYFNDDNGFSRSSKNSRQTSTRNEGGKNYELHARKSSTPTSRNQRRSRGSIDKSKIPIVISDAISASVVLNNSLTMVSDDSFSRDYPEVENAFNKARSIRRKILQYLQLVTDEKYLGELIHANDQLVNALEKYDKKNGEFEKDEPEEDLESSEEGMSMFMSSDDESLVNKNHILGNRPRGISVASNPFGDGHTF; encoded by the coding sequence atgggatttttaaaagaaaaagcaCATACAGAGATTACAGATGAATTAGATCATCTTTTATTATCCTCAGATGTACCTGTAGATAGAAATATTACACAAGTTCGTAAAATTATCAACTTGATTAAAAGTGAATCCAGATATGAATACCGTGAAAATCAAACAGAGGCAGCAAGGGTTATtagaaagaaattgaaacatGGGGATTCACAAATAATCTTAAATACAATGGCATTATtggatttatttattatgaATGGTATCAAGTTTGGTGCTATTTATAATAACgctaaattattagatagaTTAAGTATGatttctttaaaagaaattagtGATGATCAAGTCAACACTTATTATGAGCCTAAAGTTATTGAAGCTGTAAGAAATTATGTTTTAAATTGGTATGATTATATTGAAAGAAATGGGTTATCTGATATCCGTAGTTATAAAGGTATTATATCCATTGCAGAAAGAATTCAAAAAGGAATAGAAAGAGCggaagaaaaattgaagaaaacaGCACAGAGTTTAAAATCTAGTAGTTCAGTAAGACCAGGTAGATATACAGGAACTGATGAGgatgattattttaatgatgataatggtTTTTCACGTTCAAGTAAAAACTCTAGACAAACTTCAACAAGAAATGAAGgtggaaaaaattatgaattaCATGCAAGAAAATCTAGTACTCCAACTTCTCGTAATCAACGTCGTTCTCGTGGGTCAATTGATAAATCGAAAATCCCCATAGTAATTAGTGATGCGATTTCAGCAAGTGttgtattaaataattcactAACAATGGTCTCAGATGATAGCTTTAGTAGGGATTATCCTGAAGTTGAAAATGCATTTAATAAAGCAAGATCCATTAGACGTAAGATCTTACAATATTTACAACTTGTCACTGATGAGAAATATTTAGGAGAATTGATCCATGCAAATGATCAATTAGTTAATGCATTAGAGAAGTacgataaaaaaaatggtgaatttgaaaaagatgaaccagaagaagatttagaatCAAGTGAAGAGGGAATGTCTATGTTTATGTCATCAGATGATGAGAGTTTAGTAAATAAGAATCATATATTAGGTAATAGACCTCGTGGAATTTCTGTTGCATCAAATCCATTCGGTGATGGTCATACATTTTAA
- the TBLA0A07365 gene encoding dithiol glutaredoxin GRX2 (similar to Saccharomyces cerevisiae GRX1 (YCL035C) and GRX2 (YDR513W); ancestral locus Anc_1.38) encodes MESEFFVVVAILLICCYLLFRAIDKEDLPIASPDIVRDVNYLTKCRKLFVAGDSNCPHFNAAVQTLFLNLNIPENDAIILKLNEMPYGGHIHQALIQLSNQRYKPYVYLGGEFVGRNVELQKLRASGELQRMIRDLYLMDNRPGPIPLSPVDLPKPRNPYMAH; translated from the coding sequence atggAAAGTGagttttttgttgttgtagCGATACTACTGATATGTTGTTATCTTTTATTCAGGGCTATTGATAAAGAAGATCTCCCAATAGCTAGTCCTGATATTGTGAGAGATGTAAACTATCTAACTAAATGCCGTAAGCTATTTGTAGCAGGGGATTCTAACTGTCCACATTTCAATGCTGCTGTTCAAACATTGTTCTTAAACCTAAATATACCTGAAAATGATGctataattttaaagctAAACGAAATGCCATATGGCGGTCATATTCATCAAGCATTGATTCAATTATCAAATCAACGGTATAAACCGTACGTGTATTTAGGGGGCGAGTTTGTTGGTAGAAATGTGGaacttcaaaaattaagagCATCTGGGGAATTACAGAGAATGATCAGAGATCTATATCTAATGGATAATAGACCAGGCCCAATTCCTTTAAGCCCAGTAGATTTACCAAAGCCTCGTAACCCATATATGGCGCACTAA
- the TBLA0A07370 gene encoding uncharacterized protein (similar to Saccharomyces cerevisiae GFD2 (YCL036W) and YDR514C; ancestral locus Anc_1.37): protein MVNSPKRNSNNNHSNNKNRPYYNSVLYSNTNIPPAYITQSESNVSNLEDSSIMSSKSLLELINSKVHVRSLPTTIKGGQKLYYRSQKLVANKLGTSHSWINEFPHFNELHNIAYDPHEESKLKKLKKVEDYISKITLEYNKINSSSSIILNEKLDDLYQEWIQRHGSIPTLPNSSKKRKKSQLQTNASVDSKTKSTSESSMTPASKAKLEKEERELKELKALKQRYDTEVREIVEGHIPTVYAAPGNPNFQYLANSIRLLSLNRTICFSIDVEAYEFNNNIVTEVGISIYDPRENQDNLVPMTRNYHLIVSESLVMRNKKFVCDFKDCYLMGESIVLSLDQCVEFIQSLINYYMRPATEEDSTWCRAFVGHNVKGDINWLQTMGIQLPNNGVNTDANKSTTNKNSATKEGSTSSHENQSYDSVLDYTLDHFNPNTASTNKKNYPIFMLDTEKLYRCCYGNFGCNLGRILRLFELPHAYLHNAGNDSYYTLRLLLHMCDINFRLQGKLDELTLMAHKIREWIAREKYEPKVLPMSYAISVFEANSKNKTNGKAQDNLKRRRKKIWYHKQ, encoded by the coding sequence ATGGTAAATAGCCCCAAAcgaaattcaaataataatcattcTAATAACAAAAACCGCCCATATTACAATTCAGTACTATATtctaatactaatattcCTCCAGCTTATATAACACAATCTGAATCAAACGTAAGCAACTTAGAAGATAGCTCAATAATGTCATCTAAAAGcttattagaattaattaatagtAAAGTTCATGTAAGAAGTTTACCCACCACAATAAAAGGTGGCCAAAAATTGTACTATCGTTCTCAAAAACTTGTTGCAAATAAACTCGGTACATCTCATAGCTGGATTAATGAATTCCCTcattttaatgaattgCATAACATAGCATACGATCCACATGAAGAAAGTAAGTTAAAGAAGCTCAAGAAAGTTGAGgattatatttcaaagattactttagaatataataagaTTAATTCTAGTAGctcaattatattaaatgaaaaactAGATGATCTTTATCAGGAATGGATACAAAGGCATGGTTCTATACCCACTTTACCGAATTCAAGCAAAAAGAGGAAGAAAAGTCAGCTCCAAACGAATGCTAGTGTTGattcaaaaacaaaatcaaCATCCGAATCATCTATGACTCCAGCATCTAAAGCAAAActagaaaaagaagagagagaattaaaagaattaaaggCATTAAAACAACGTTATGATACTGAGGTACGTGAAATTGTTGAAGGTCATATACCGACTGTATATGCAGCTCCAGGTAATCctaattttcaatatcttgCTAATTCAATTAGGCTGTTGTCACTAAATAGAACAATTTGTTTTTCCATAGATGTTGAAGCCTAtgaattcaataataatattgtaaCGGAAGTTGGTATATCAATATATGACCCAAGAGAAAACCAGGATAATTTAGTTCCAATGACTAGAAATTACCACTTGATCGTATCAGAATCATTAGTAatgagaaataaaaaatttgtcTGTGATTTTAAAGATTGTTATTTAATGGGAGAAAGTATTGTATTATCATTGGATCAATGTGTTGAATTCATTcaatcattaattaattattatatgaGGCCAGCTACTGAAGAAGATTCAACATGGTGCAGAGCCTTTGTTGGCCATAATGTAAAGGGGGATATTAACTGGTTACAAACTATGGGCATTCAATTGCCGAATAATGGTGTTAACACAGATGCTAATAAGAGTACTACTAATAAGAATAGTGCTACTAAGGAAGGTTCTACTAGTAGTCATGAAAATCAAAGTTATGATAGTGTTCTGGATTATACTTTGGATCATTTTAATCCAAATACAGCTAGTAccaataagaaaaattatcctATATTTATGTTAGATACCGAAAAGTTATATCGATGCTGTTATGGGAATTTTGGTTGTAATTTAGGCAGAATACtaagattatttgaattaccGCATGCATATTTACATAATGCAGGTAATGATTCATATTATACATTGCGGTTGTTGTTACATATGTGTGATATAAATTTCAGACTTCAAGGCAAATTAGATGAACTCACATTAATGGCTCATAAGATCCGTGAATGGATTGCAAGGGAAAAGTACGAACCCAAAGTTTTACCAATGTCGTATGCGATTTCAGTTTTTGAAGCTAATTCAAAAAACAAGACTAATGGTAAGGCTCAAGACAACTTAAAACGTCGTAGAAAGAAGATTTGGTACCACAAACAGTAA